TCAACTGTAAGGCTGACTTTCAGCCGATTTTCTGAGTCTGTGACCACTTCACCATCAAACTCCGACGTTTTCAACTCACTTTCGGTGCCAATGGACTCCGACACTTACACTAGACTAATTGGTTCAGATTCAGCCTAATTTAATGAATTCACTGCGCGTCCCAACTTAGAGTACACATAGACCAGCTTTACATACTTACACTCACAGCAGACtctaatacacacatagtACGCGCTAATACAAGCACAATACACGCTAATACAGATCGTATAAAACTAAACATTAACCTTGCTACGTTGTCACTGCGTAGTCGCCCTCCAGGAGGTGCGTCTTTATCTTGTCCTCGTAGACTGTAGCGCCGAGGAACTCGCACACCTCCCGCACGTCGCCCACTGCGTTCGCCAGGCACGTGGTCGCTCCCGGCGACGGGGATATGTTGAAGATGAGGCCGTCGCCGGACCTTATTTTGCTCTCTCCGAAGAGCAGCTTCCTGTTCTTCTTGTCCACCAGCTGCGGCCTCACGCCGCCGAAGCCCTTCGAGTAGACCACGTCCCCGTACTCCAGCGAGGGCACAATCTTCCTGGCGTCCCGCAGGAAGAGCCACCTCGAGAGGACCGGGACCTCGAACATGAAGTTCTTCAGGACGTAGTTCCTTATGTCTCGCTGCTTGAACAGGTCGAAGTATACCAGCAGCACTCTGTGGTCGAGCCTGAACACTTTCAGGAAGTCCGGGAAGCTCGCCAGGTTGTACCTCTCGAGCAGAGGCAGCGGCAGCGCCGTCGGCCCCAGCCTCGTCTGGTTTTCCGCCACTATGTCCGGGTCTCCGTGTATTGCTGCGAAGGGCAGCAGAGGGTTCTGCACTGTGTACACCTTCCCCCTCAGAATGTTCTGCGAGAAGTAGAAGCTTCCTGCCACCGGCAGCACGCTGTACTCCAGGCCGAAGCCCATCCTGTGTGCGAAGAGCAGCGAGTATCCGCACGTTCCGAATATCACAAACCTCGCAGCGAAATCCCCCTTTGTCGTCTTCACCTTGAAGCCCTTTCCCTCTCTCTCCACGCCCTTGACCTCAGTGTTCATCATCGTCGTCAGGTGCTTGTCCGGGTTCTCCGCCGTCCTCACGAACATTTCCGACAGCTTCAGGAAGTTGATCGTCGTGAGTTCGTTTCTCACGTACAGTGCGTTCACGTCCTCTGGCCTCGGACTTTTGTCCTTTCGGTATATTACGTTAGGCTCCACCTTCGCAATCTACACGTCGCTTACTACGTGTTCACCCACCTCTTCTTTCGTCAGGTACTCTATTGACGGGAATATTTCGTTGAACGGCTTGTATCTCTTCTCTATAAACTCACACTCCCTGTCTCCCACCCCTATCAGCATCTTCTGCCCTTCGATTGCAATactaaattgttttattttcctgCTATTCAGCTTCCACGTTTAACTGTACTCCACTTACTTATCCAAGTCATCTTTAGGCAGTTTCGTCAGGTAGTTTCTCAGTATGTCTGCTGCTCTCTTCACTTTCCTTGCTGATTCCGTGGTGTAGTTGCTCTCGATGTCTCCTTCGTTTCATTATCGGTGACGACCACTTACCGCAGTGTATTGTTTGGCTATTGTTTTTCGGGTATGATGCTGAAAGGGCATAGCCTTCCCTTCTTTCACAAAGTGCGATCCTCTTCACAtctatgttttatttattaggtCACTTAATTCCATGGCGGCACACATACCTGTAAATTTTGACAGAGTGTAGAACAGTGCTGTCCCCGTCGTTCCTCCTCCCACTATAAATACATCGTACTCGTTTGATTTTGAGCTGTTTGACTGCGTTGATATGCTCCTCGTGCCACACTTTAAAAGATTTGGCAGGAATCCTATAAAGGTCTCATTTTCATAGCaacttacttttatttattctgCTTATATTATGTACAGTATTTAGAAACGTCATTTTGTCATGAAACTAACATTGAAATTGAAccaattaattttattttattgtttaacacatatatgtgGCGAGTATATTTGACCTAGTATTTAATAGTTACTATCTTccaattatatattttattttaaaaacgttTTTCACTTCACGTTTCCATAAACCCCGTATTATCTAATAGGAGGTACTGATCTTCCATTGCTTTGATTTCCTTCAACTTATCCTTTTCAATTCTTTCCAGTTTCTTCTTcctatattaattttaaacacataatatttattatttcttacTCTTCTAGTGATTCCCATGTTTTTTCCAGCTCCGCGTATTCAAATTCTAGCCTTTTTCTATATGCGATTGCAAGTTTCTTTGCTTCAAAAAATCCATACTTTTCAACGCTACATTAGCATATATTACTCAtttcttgtttttaatttcgtGTGTAACTAtctgtatatttttttttaccCAAAGTAGGCGTAGCAGTTGACAAAGAAGTTGTTTTCATAGTTTCTCCTAACAAACTGAACTAACCAGCTCCCGCTCGGATGCCATCTATTTATCAATTACTCATATCAGTTTATATCTATTAATAGTTAGTTTACTTGATAAATTCATTTGTTTCCTACCTTACACCCTTCACATCTGATTTGTAAACGTCCCATTTAATTTGTGACGCTATCTTCGTTGATTCTGCTGTGTTTGAGTATACAAGTTTTCTTATTACTGGACTTTTAAGTAACGATTTAGGAAGGCAGTCGCTCTTATCAAACAGCCCATTGGTCATAGTTTTTTCTGTAAACTTTTCCTCTGGTCTAAGGATCCTCAACATAAAGCCTATATATTTGGTCAGGTAGGTTAACAATCCGcgatttaataaaaatatttatattttcatttctaaatacttttaaatattagttacGTCTTCTCTGTGTAACTCTCTTTGTTCCGAATGTGCGCGCCTGAAACTTTGGAAGGTTTGAAATCAATAtcgatattttaaacatatttaatgtgtaaaacatggaggttaaaaattaaaaaaaagtCATTCTAGTTATGAGTTCAGTAGTGTCATGATTACATTGTTCCTCACATTGTGTATTGCCTAAGAATAATTCTTTATTCAAACTTCTCCTCACCTGTTTTACTGGAACATGGTCTGCTGAATCCGTATCCTTTCTCTTGAGTCTCTTGATAACTATTTCGGGGTCAGTCTCCATGATTATCCTACATGTGCATCAGATTATTCATGTTCATACCCTCCGTCCACTACATCGTCCAGCAATAGGAATACCGACCCTAGCTTTTGGTATATTGCCTCCTTCTTTATATCATACCTGCACATTCTCATCAGCTCGACAACCTACCCTGTTATGTAGTCCAGCACCGATTCtacatttttacacaattgtGAGAGAATCAGTTCGTTCTCTGAGAGGTGTCCTACTACCACTACGTACACATCGGCTAGGACTGAGAACACAACCAGATGATTTTCAATCAGTAGGCAGTCGTGTACCACATCTACGGTTTTTGCATTAGTACTTTGTATTATACTTAATTTAAAGTCGTAAATTTATGCAATTTCAACTCTAAACATACTAGCGAGTCTTGCTTGTTCCAATTGATTTACTAATGATTTTTCAAATACCACTTGGTCATTCTCGGCTATCGACACTAACACATTTTGTTAACAACTATCTTTAGCATATAAACAACGTAAActattcaattttattattactttctattttaatccatatttaaaactaacaTTGGCTCGAAGGGTGTAGTTTGTAGTACCTTACTGCGATCTTCTCTCCCTCTTCCCCAAGAATCAGTATTGCCTCGACTTGAgtgatattaaaattagtcaTTTGTGAAGTTGTGTTTTAAACTGGAATTcggataaaaatatacctATAATGTAAACTATTTTCACTATCACCAATGTGCCTCAGCCCTACTACATACCTTCTAACAACTCACACTCCAAACCTACAACCTagtcaaatatttatatcaatacTCAAACCACGGATACAACTCATTAAATGCTATGTGTACTTGTGTAAGAGGGAAAAGAAGATTCAAAATTTCAGCGCTTATCTCTTTCTCCAGAGTATTTGCAGTTGCCTTCTCTTCCAGTTGGCTCTCACCGAAGGTCTGGACTTGGATGCCTTCGGGCCCTTCACGCGCAGTCCGCGTGCCTTTCTTCCTGCTGAGGTCAGTCCTCTCATTTCTCTGTGTTTGTGTACTGGTTTGCAGAGGTAGTTCAACCTCGGGTTGTTTCTCACTGCGTTGTGTGCTGGGTCCACCAGTATGACTTCGTAGAACTTGTAGACTTCATCCTGGCCCACCCAGTAGCTGTTAAGCACTCTCAGGCCTCCGCAGCGTCTTCCTACTCTTTCTTCTGCCACGCTTCTCAGGTTCCTCTTCGACTTCTGCTTGCGGATACCCTGGTGCTTTGGTTTTCCGTATACTATTCCGTTAGCGACGTTTTTCTTGCGATCGCCACGTCTTACTCTTACTCTGAATATAACAAAACCTTGTTTTGCCTTGTATCCTAGCCTTCTGGCCTTGTCTGGCCTCGTTGGTTTTGTTACTCTGTGTAAGGCTGGCAACTGCCTGTATTCCCATGTCCTGACCCTGAGGAGGGTTCTCATGACATCTGACTGCTTTTTCCTCCATAGCTCTTCCAAATACCTATACATTtgttaataacaatttatattgCATATCTAATCTATACATGAGTATTTGTTTGATCTAATTATTCTAATTCATATTTACCTGTAAGCACCCATTTTAAGCTATGTGATTCTACCAAAATACTTTGATATTATGTTTGTCTGGGCTTAAAGGATGCAAAGATAATAACTACAACCCTgattgtaataaatattagtgaATTGATgaattattattgttggATAATTTATAATCCATGGGggagtaaatatatactagAAATAGAATGGGGGTCCTTATCTTAGATGTAGATTGACCCtaacatattaaaaaaaatgtttatatatgtacattaatattCGATAGTCAATCTGTAATACATTTAgttgtatatttttgtgaattatattaatgtgtttgAATTCAATATTTAGTCACTAAAATCAAACAGAATCTCACCATTTTGTTCACCAATCACACTACAATCACTTATCGTTGttcaataattaatattactatcATGGGATTGAATATTGATCAGAATCACACCACGGATTCTTCCgttaatgtaaatttgaTTCACAATACACTCAATAACTTTCACAATTTGCTTTTGTTATACGACGAGTTTGATCGGTACCTTCACAAGGTTGATATCTACAACTGCTGCCGAATTCTTTTCAAATGCTACTCAAAGCTAACGGAAATTGTTGGTTCTAGGTTTAACGAGAACGAGTTCAGAATTCGTTACACATCAATGGCTATGAACACCTTTACCACATTCACAACGTCCTTTAACAACGCAAGCTATCTAAATGTTACAATTGATCAGTATTTTTGTACAAATAATCCAACTAACTGTTACTTGGATTCTCTTATATCTGGATCGCAAAACATCAGGGAGATTTACGAAAACGTGCTCAAGGATGTCACCGGAACCGACAAATGTGAACTGGCAAGCAAAATAATCTGGGAATTCTGCAAAAAATACGATATTTGCCTCAGGGTTCTGTTCTGCCTGTCCTACTACTCGTTCAACATGCTGGGTAACTATAGAGGATATAGTTTTACGCTAAGGTCCCATAATAACATTTGCACAGAAATTAAACTCTCCGATTTGGTGGAAAGCTATAACACTTTGGGGctttttaactattttatgGATCTATATGAGAATTTTTGCGAATCGTACCTGGAATATACCGTGCCGCCGAGCATCATGCAAGAAGCAGTCAAAATGAGCAACGAGTTCAACATAAACCTACACCTGAAGATGCACTGCGCGGACCCGGGATTCTACgaatttatgaaaaatcagctgctgctgagtcTGCAGGCGACAAATGCCAAGCTGAAGGTCCTGGACGAGTACGTGAAGCAGGTTTTTTTCATCTACAAAAACTTTGATGGAACAAAAGCAATACAGCCGAACGACTTCAAATTCGATGATGTGTACATAAAGGAGATGTACGTGAGGATGGTGGGATGCTTCTTCGACGACTTCTGCGTAAAGGTGTCCCTGATGCTGCCGCTGGTCGACGCGCTGTACATAATCGAAAGGTTCGTAGGCATGGTGCACACGACGCTTGACTTCAAAGGGCTGAActattttcaaatttaccTGGAAATTACACTGAGGTACTGGGAAAACCAGGTCCTGAACTACGTTAGGACACTATCGCTGAACCAGTACCCGGTGTTGGCGCCAGTAAACATCGGAGGACAAATTTGCACGCCTGTAGTGGATCCGAACGTGTTTCTGAAGCAGGCAAACTTTGACACAATTATACAGTGCTTCACCGCTTACATCACTCACTTCTTGAAGACGATCGGCGTCCAGACCTCGAACGAAAAATTGGAGCCGATTCAGCGCCTGGGATTCCTGAAGAACACGAACAACTGCTACATCTCGATTAACATGTACTCCTTGGTGAATCTCATGCTGAAATTGCTGATCCTTCCCGTGGAGCTGAACCACGAGCTGACGACGTTCTTCGAGTCGCACACGAATATTCTGGACAAGTTCTCGGACATCATCAAGGTCACCAAGAACAGGATCCTGAGGATGTACATCCACAAAAACTCGAAGCTGATTCAGAACACGGTGATACTCTACCTGTTCAACAGCAACACGAGCGTCAATGACTTCCTGCTGACAATCAACAAGCTCAGCATGGAGGACCATGGCTTCCACCAAATCATAACGGTCTTTTTGATTTACATCTCGAACGCGCACTGCATGAACAGCATGGCCACCATGGTGCCGCACCTGATCCAGTGCTCGCAGCTGGTGTACTCAGGCCTGTCGGACTCGGAGGCGGAGAGCCGCATCCTCATCGGCCTGATCAAGAACAACTACAAGCTGGGCCTAGTCAAAATATCGCTTTTAAAGTTGCAGGACCACCTGATAGCGCACCTTTCGGCCTTCAACCAGCAGTTCGTCCAGAGGGTCGTCTCAAACACACTCAACATGCTGCGCCACACCTCTTCAGAGTCCAACGGCAACGACCTGACAACCTACCTGTTGGCCTTCTCACAGCTTTTGTTCACTCATCTTCCACACGAGGTATTTTCAGGACTAGTTACGTACTAAAACACCAGGACCAGCTAAGTAATCAACAACGTAGGTAGATAAGCACTCAGTTTTCACGccaattttatacaaatgAGGTTCAATAATGATTTTCAgacatatataaacatattgaCTATCTGCATCGATTTAACATACAACTGTGTAATATTTGAGGTTTTGGATTTTTTCGAGAGAATCAACTACAAGTTTAATCAGCAACTctttaataaaatcaagGTTTATGTTGAGTCGCTATCGTATTCAATCAACCAGAACGTTACCAATGGTACGTTTTACGTAGTTCAACTTAGATAGGAGATGCCTCtgtaaatgtaaattaatgcGTTCACAGGCCTAGAACTGGATCTCTCTTACGCGGAGAAGTTTGCCAACTTCTTGAAGGTTTTCAACGACTACAACGGCGTTAGCGACCACCTGTACGGATACAATGAGTCCAGCAGGTTAAATAAGCTAATCCGTCACATAAAAACTTTCTAAGCTTAACTTTTCTTGGCCATAGACGTAATCTGTTCACCATTCCGCCCATATGTAATACTTGTGTGTTTAACGATTCATTTATACGTAACGGCTTTTAGGTAACTAAATGTGCTATTGAGAGCTagccatttttaaattatatacgTTCATTCATATTCACCTTtacatttgtatatattggCTAAAAGGAGTGTAAGGGTTAAACGTGTAATGTAGTACCTAGTGTGCTAAAGTGAGTAAATATCTGAGTATGTGGCACAAAGGacttttaataaaattaatccAACATTGCTGATAGAGCAGATCCTATGAGGAAGCCGACAGCGTGCGATACGTGGTCAATTTTGTGTGTGAAAGACCCTATGATGTAAGGGACGGCGAACGACACGAACAGGTTGTTCATCGCGGTGTAGTTGTTTATGTACCCGGACTTAATGTAGTAGGTCAGTAGTGCGCCGTGGAGTCCAAATATGCCGCTGGACGCGCCACAAGTCTTGTAGTCGGTCCTCGACCTGGTCATGCAAATCTCCTTCACCTTCATGTCCACGTCGTTAGGGGACCCCGGCGAGACGCCAGTGACGACCTGGACGAGCTTCGAAAGCAGGAAGTCGAAGGCCATCGAGGCCGTCGTGAAGAGGTAGTCGAACATGAAGACCGGGAACCCGACCCTCCTGCTCTTCTGCAGAATGTCGTCCACGATTGTGTTCGTGGCGGTCACGATGGGTTTCGTGGCGCTCGAGAAGTTCCTCCCGATGGACCTGAGGATCAGCAGCAGGTTGGCCGGAATCCCGTTCTTGTAGACGTAGTTGTACATGTAGCTTATGTAGTTTCCCAGCAGCCCGGCTGTGAAGTAGATGAGAACCAGGTTCGCGGGCCcgtacagcttcagcaCGTTGTTTCCCACTGAGAGGAGGCCTCCGAGGTTGGACAGGAGGTGTCGCAGGTCCGAGTGCACGAACAGCGACGTGAGTATGCGATAGTGCTCGTTTTTATAGAAGAGGTTCAGCCCCTCGACTGAGAAGTTTCGCTTAAGCTGCCCCTTGAGAAATATGTCCACTATGAACACCAGGAGGTTTAGTTTAGTGAGCAGGTAGACTGGGTTGTCCCCCAGCGTGAACAGGTCGTAGAAGCTGAAGTTACTCCCCTTGAGGTACCAGAACTTTACTtcgtccagcaggtcctcgtAGCACCTGCGGAGCGTTGGCAGCGTCTTACACCGCAGCTTTCCGATGACCTTCAGCGTGACCTTCCTGTACCTGCTCAGGCTCTTCTTTAACTTATGGAGCAGCTCAACCCTATCTGGTATGAAATTTGTCAATTTCTCGtagtgtaaataatttggAATCAGTTTAAATTCCTCTGGATTTGATATTAAAGCGCCCAACTTCAAGGGGTGGTACACATCACTCTTGTGTATTCTAACTGAGTTGTTCCGTTTTATGTTATACGTTTTTGGCGCGTAACTATCTGCCCTAAAACATTTTACCCTATTTATGGCCAGAATGAGTAACATTACGTTATATATTCGAATAGAAGGTAACATAATGCCaaactattatttttcatttacaTGTGTTACCataaagtgtgtatatacattgATTTAGAATATGCGATTTGAAATGCGTTTAAAAGTTATATTATGTTTGCTACTAAAATTGTCAATTGAGTGGACTACATTATAGAAAAATCAATGACATTGGAATTAGTGAAACCAAGATAACCAAGTTTCACAAAGAAACAAATTCACATCACTTGGCATCAGaataattaattgattTGTTTCCCTAAAATCGCATTAATTAGAACAAATATTTCATACTTTTTCTGATGTGACGTTGTTGATTGGGTACAAAACCTATACCCAATGTAGCGTTGGCAAAAGTCTAACGAAACgaatttgtattatttaaagcgatgttatatatacaatgtaatttttttcACACATATTTCTTATGTCTATGTTTGATtttctaatattttaagacAGTACTGTATCATATTCATATCGAATGCATTTTCATGACTAAATCAACAACTATCACGTGTTGAAAACGCATACACCTAAATCATAAATTATTACAATTCGTTAGACTTTAAATTTGACTGATACTTTGATGCTTTAAGGGATGCTTTCATGATATCTACGTCGTCTGCACACttacaaatatttgattaatatatacCTGAAACGACAATATTAgactatttaattttttgtgtaTTGAGTTCCAgcatttaatatttggaAGTCCCTTATAATATGTTCCTTTATTAAACAGCAATTGtaatatacttttatttcaaaatacGAATACTAAtccaaatatataatgattTGTGATTCTTGATATGAGCAGTGAACCTCAGCGTAAGTTAAATTTTTGATACTTAAATTAGGACTATAATTACCTACGTATACCCTTGTGTGCACAGATATTAATTGATGTTGCAGAATCTAAGGATACGTCTCAGGAGGAGGAGAGATTTTGGCTTGACTTCGACAGGCAGTACTTTGCTCCTCCGCACCCTTCCCTCTTAATGTGTCTGAAAAATCACATTTGGCACTCCAAACACATATCCTCAAAAATAGGAAGCTATCTTTCATCGAAAAAGAATGTCAAGAAGGGCGCCAAAAGGAGGCACAACTTGAATCTCAGGACAGTTAAGTTCCCTCTTAGGCTGCTGGGAGTTGACAAGACTAACGCTAATGATGGGATCTTTAAGTACTTTAGCGCTGCTTCATATAGCAACGATCAGATACAAGTCCTGCTCGAGAACGACAACGTGTATAAGCCTTTAGTCAGCGCCAAGCATGATACAAACCAGAGACTTCCGACCATTTATTCGTCCCCCTTGCCGGACGCGATTCACTTGACACTATACATACCACCAACTAATCCGAAAGCTAAGTCTGAAACTAATAATACCAATTCCGAGCCAGTTGTTAAAAACCATAACGATGACGAGTCTTTTAACTTCGTCGACGCATTTGGCAGTGTGCAATTGTTGGAAAACGACCAAGTGCCGCAGATAATATGTGGTCCAAATCCGACATGGTTTACGAAGGGAAGAGGACGGTTCAAGAGGGGGCTCGAATTGGGGCCGagatataaaaaatgtgaCAAGTTGGTGAAGAACCCTCACGGCCTACTATCGGACCCAGTGTGGCAGCATTTTAATACCAATTATATTAGCAACCCAAacactaattttttcaCACTTCCCGCCGCGACTGCATCCTCCAGAAAGTCGGACGACGACTCTGAATTCGGAGACGGAACGGACCTTTTGAACTACCACAGCATGTGTGAACTGGGCAGTTGCAGGGTTGACTACAGTCCGCTCCTGTTCACGTTTGTGGCAAGTAAGAAGTCGCTTCTGTGCAAGCGGTGCTTGGGTTTCCCGAGGATATCGTGTAACCTGTGTAAGAGCATAAGCGGGAACAGCACGGCAATGTTCTCCTCGCAGTATATATCGGACGAGAGGTACCACATGGTCTACAATCTGGtagatttatttaaactgcGGTCAACCACAAATGACACTATTCCGAGCTACTATTTAAACCCATACCGGAGCTCAAGGGATCATCAGACATACGCGATAACAAAAGGGGAAGAGCCGGAAGGtaaggaagatgaagacGAGATGCAATTGGTACACAACTATGTGCAAACACTGGAGAGCCTGAACAGCGTGTTCAGCAGCCTGCTGGACAGAATAGTAAACGAGTATAAGCCTGACACGTCAAGGTGGCACGATATTGAAAGTAAAATGCTGCAGCACTACATAGAActgtacaacaacaagaCGCTCGACAACAGGTACACCTACAGTGTGCAGAGGCAGAGCGTGGATGTGCTGCAATTGAGGCTAAAGGTCCTGAAGAGCTCGGAGCTGCCAGGCACGTGGACTGACAGAGCACTGTGCAGCATCTGCGGCACAGACGACGACTGGGACGACGACCCAATCCTGTTCTGTGACTGCTGTTACATACCAATGCACTTTTGTTGCCTGGGTTATAAGCCAGGGACGCTGTCAGACGtgaagcagaagctgaTGATGAATAAGTTCCAGAGGATgaattattttaactatttgATCAACAACCCGGATAAGCCAGCAAAGAAATTTAAGCTTGAAAGGATGGAAAGCCTCACGGACatggacgacgacgagtgGTACTGCCCAGTGTGTAACTACCTGATGGAACAGCTGAGTTTTTTGGACGAAAATCTGGTGATGGCAATAATCAGGACGGTGGGAGGCCCGAAGAACTTGGAGCAGCTTAAGCTGTTGATTCAGCACAACTCAGGAAACGCcaatgaaaatgaagcCAAGGAACAACAGGACGCCGATTCTAAGCCCAAGAGGCAGAAGCTGGACCCAAACTTCAAGTACAACTTGCCATATGTATTGGGGTTCGACTACGACAATCCACTGGAGCGAGTTTACATATCGGTGCATCCAACCAAGGCTATAACGAACACCACTAGAGTGTGTTACGTCAAGGATGCAAACAACAAGGCCTATGGCAACTCATACGTTTCAAACAACAACTCAGCCACAGTCCCAGAAAATAATCCCAATCACAGCACAGACACGGGAATAAATTTGGAGCGCATAAGCGTTGTGAATTTGTACGACTACAGAAATGAGTCAATATCGTATAACACAAACTGCGTGATGGACCCAAGAAATTTTTGTAAACTATTGCTGTCTAAGAAGGGGCTATACTTCGAGCACAGTTTCTGGACGCTGCTCAACACGTGTAACCTTGCTTCAATTCAGGAGTACTTGAACTACTACTCGATGGAGGACCTGTACCTGGCTAGGCTGGTACAGCAGGACAAACTGATACAGTCAGTGAAGCATTACACGAAAAAGAGGACGACCAGCATGAATAGTAAGCTGTCGAGCAGAACGTTATCAGTGAACAGCGACAAGGAGTACCCCCAGGTcaagaaggagcaggaaaACCACGCGAAGGAGGCGGAAccgaagaaggaggagtcAAGGTACGACTACAACTCGACGATGAACTGTAAGAACCCACTCAAAAAGCTGTACGTCTCAATCAACCTAAGGTACCTCTCAAATCTACCGTCCGCAACCGTGTTTTCTAAAGCCGCGCCCAACTTGAACGCAAACGTTATGGGAAAGGAATTCAGAAAGGAGGACGATGACGTGGATGTGGTCATAAAGTTGCCAGTATGCGTGTTCTGCGGATTTGACGCGTACTTCCCGGGAGGGGGTCCGATGAAAAGAACGAGCAACAACGGAACTTGGGGTCACATAAAGTGCGCGCTGGC
The sequence above is a segment of the Theileria orientalis strain Shintoku DNA, chromosome 3, complete genome genome. Coding sequences within it:
- a CDS encoding 60S ribosomal protein L15; translated protein: MGAYRYLEELWRKKQSDVMRTLLRVRTWEYRQLPALHRVTKPTRPDKARRLGYKAKQGFVIFRVRVRRGDRKKNVANGIVYGKPKHQGIRKQKSKRNLRSVAEERVGRRCGGLRVLNSYWVGQDEVYKFYEVILVDPAHNAVRNNPRLNYLCKPVHKHREMRGLTSAGRKARGLRVKGPKASKSRPSVRANWKRRQLQILWRKR
- a CDS encoding uncharacterized protein (FAD dependent oxidoreductase family protein), which gives rise to MTFLNTVHNISRINKRFLPNLLKCGTRSISTQSNSSKSNEYDVFIVGGGTTGTALFYTLSKFTDVKRIALCERREGYALSASYPKNNSQTIHCDIESNYTTESARKVKRAADILRNYLTKLPKDDLDNIAIEGQKMLIGVGDRECEFIEKRYKPFNEIFPSIEYLTKEEIAKVEPNVIYRKDKSPRPEDVNALYVRNELTTINFLKLSEMFVRTAENPDKHLTTMMNTEVKGVEREGKGFKVKTTKGDFAARFVIFGTCGYSLLFAHRMGFGLEYSVLPVAGSFYFSQNILRGKVYTVQNPLLPFAAIHGDPDIVAENQTRLGPTALPLPLLERYNLASFPDFLKVFRLDHRVLLVYFDLFKQRDIRNYVLKNFMFEVPVLSRWLFLRDARKIVPSLEYGDVVYSKGFGGVRPQLVDKKNRKLLFGESKIRSGDGLIFNISPSPGATTCLANAVGDVREVCEFLGATVYEDKIKTHLLEGDYAVTT
- a CDS encoding uncharacterized protein (possible rhomboid family protein), translating into MLLILAINRVKCFRADSYAPKTYNIKRNNSVRIHKSDVYHPLKLGALISNPEEFKLIPNYLHYEKLTNFIPDRVELLHKLKKSLSRYRKVTLKVIGKLRCKTLPTLRRCYEDLLDEVKFWYLKGSNFSFYDLFTLGDNPVYLLTKLNLLVFIVDIFLKGQLKRNFSVEGLNLFYKNEHYRILTSLFVHSDLRHLLSNLGGLLSVGNNVLKLYGPANLVLIYFTAGLLGNYISYMYNYVYKNGIPANLLLILRSIGRNFSSATKPIVTATNTIVDDILQKSRRVGFPVFMFDYLFTTASMAFDFLLSKLVQVVTGVSPGSPNDVDMKVKEICMTRSRTDYKTCGASSGIFGLHGALLTYYIKSGYINNYTAMNNLFVSFAVPYIIGSFTHKIDHVSHAVGFLIGSALSAMLD
- a CDS encoding uncharacterized protein (Longin-like domain containing protein), translated to MTNFNITQVEAILILGEEGEKIAVRYYKLHPSSQLSIAENDQVVFEKSLVNQLEQARLANVVHDCLLIENHLVVFSVLADVYVVVVGHLSENELILSQLCKNVESVLDYITG